In Pyramidobacter piscolens W5455, the genomic window GTCACGGAAACGGTGACGGCGGCGCAGATCGACCGCCTCGCCGCGGCGCTGGCGGAAATCGCCGGAGGCGAACGTTCATGAAAAAAGCCGTCTTTCACGAAGCCCGCTGGAACGAACCGATCATCATGGAGCTGGGCGCTCCGGGCGAGCGCGGCATCCTCGTGCCGAAAACCGAGGCCAAGGTCGCCGCGGCCGCCGGCCCCGCCGCGTCGTTAATCCCGGAGGCGCTGAAGCGCAAAAGTGCGCCGCGGCTGCCCGAGATCTCGCAGATGCAGCTGCTGAGGCACTATCTGCGCCTCTCGCAGGAGACCGTCGGCGCCGATTTGAACGCCGACATCGGCCTTGGCACCTGCACGATGAAGTACAACCCCAAGATTCACGAACAGTTCGTGCGTTCGCCGCAGTTCGCGGAGCTTCATCCCTGCCAGGACGAGGACACGCTGCAGGGGATCCTGAAAATCATTTACGACACGGGCGAATACCTCAAAGCCATCTCCGGCATGGACGCCTTCTGCCTGACGCCCGCCGGCGGCAGCCAGGCCATCTACGCTAACGTCGCCGTGATCCGCGCCTGGCACGAGTCGCGCGGCGAGGGAACGCAGCGCGACGAGATCATCACCACCATCCTCTCCCACCCCGCCAACCCCGGCGCGGCCGCCACGCTCGGCTACAAAGTGATCACGCTCACGCCCGGCCCCGACGGCACGCCCGACTTCGAAGCGCTCAGGAGCGCCGTCTCGCCGCGCACCGCCGGGCTGTTGATCACCAACCCGGAAGACACCGGCATCTACAACGAGCGCATCACCGAATTCGTCGATCTCGTCCATCGGGCCGGCGGATTGTGCGCCTACGATCAGGCCAACGCCAACGGCACCTTCGGCATCGCCCGCGCCCGCGAGGCCGGCTTCGACCTGTGCCACTTCAACCTGCACAAGTCGTTCGGCTCGCCGCACGGCTGCCAAGGGCCGGCCGCCGGCGCTCAGGGAGCCGTGAAAAAACTGGAGCCGTTCCTGCCGCTGCCCCGCGTCGCCTTCGACGGCAAAAAATATCATCTTGTCGGCGACGCGCCGCTGAGCGTCGGCTATCTGCGCAAGTTCCTCGGCGTGCCCGCCGTGGTCCTGCGCGCCTACGCCTATATCCGCAGCCTCGGCCCCGACGGGCTGAAACAGGCCAGCGAGCTGTCGATCCTCAACAACAACTATCTGATCAAAAAGCTGCTGGAAATCGACGGGCTCAAACTGCCCTGGGCCCCCGGCAAACGGCGCATGGAACAGGCCCGCCTCAGCTGGCGGACGCTGACCGACGAGACCGGCGTCACCACCGACGATATCGACCGCCGCGTCGTGGACTACGGGTATCAGAGCTACTTTTCCAGCCACCACCCGCGCGTCATCCCCGAGCCGTTCACGCCCGAACCGGCCGAAACGTATTCAAAGG contains:
- the gcvPB gene encoding aminomethyl-transferring glycine dehydrogenase subunit GcvPB, whose protein sequence is MKKAVFHEARWNEPIIMELGAPGERGILVPKTEAKVAAAAGPAASLIPEALKRKSAPRLPEISQMQLLRHYLRLSQETVGADLNADIGLGTCTMKYNPKIHEQFVRSPQFAELHPCQDEDTLQGILKIIYDTGEYLKAISGMDAFCLTPAGGSQAIYANVAVIRAWHESRGEGTQRDEIITTILSHPANPGAAATLGYKVITLTPGPDGTPDFEALRSAVSPRTAGLLITNPEDTGIYNERITEFVDLVHRAGGLCAYDQANANGTFGIARAREAGFDLCHFNLHKSFGSPHGCQGPAAGAQGAVKKLEPFLPLPRVAFDGKKYHLVGDAPLSVGYLRKFLGVPAVVLRAYAYIRSLGPDGLKQASELSILNNNYLIKKLLEIDGLKLPWAPGKRRMEQARLSWRTLTDETGVTTDDIDRRVVDYGYQSYFSSHHPRVIPEPFTPEPAETYSKADIDGYAETMAAIAAEARSDPEIVKTAPHNAALASRIDESALNDENRLATTWRAWKKLNAAAPSEPS